The following are encoded in a window of Panicum virgatum strain AP13 chromosome 5N, P.virgatum_v5, whole genome shotgun sequence genomic DNA:
- the LOC120675351 gene encoding phospholipase A1-II 5-like produces the protein MDASQGVLLSSSLVGAANGPAPASWPELLGSRHWDGLLDPLDLTLRRLILLCGDLCQVTYDSFNSDSHSKYCGSCRYSRSTLFARTMFPAAADVDPAAYLYATSQASFPGGIMVFSLSREAWSKESNWIGYVSVSTDAAAAATGQRVIYVAWRGTIRTLEWVDVLKPDLVSPDHVMKGWYLIYTSSDERSPFSQHSARDQLLAAVRELVARYNGESLSIVCTGHSLGASLATLSAFDMAVNGVSRVAGADIPVTAIVFGSPQIGNPEIKKRFEELPNLRTLHVRNKPDLIPLYPSDLLGYANVGDLLAVDSKKSPYVKENTTNVGDYHNLQGILHTVAGWNGNDGEFKLQVHRSVALVNKSSAFLTDDNLVPESWWVERNKGMHLKNQFLYTS, from the coding sequence ATGGACGCGAGCCAGGGCGTCCTCCTGTCCAGCTCCCTGGTCGGCGCGGCCAATGGCCCCGCCCCCGCGTCGTGGCCGGAGCTGCTCGGCTCCAGGCACTGGGACGGCCTCCTCGACCCGCTCGACCTCACGCTCCGGCGCCTCATCCTGCTCTGCGGCGACCTCTGCCAGGTCACCTACGACTCCTTCAACTCCGACTCCCACTCCAAGTACTGCGGCAGCTGCCGCTACTCCCGCTCCACGCTCTTCGCCCGCACCAtgttcccggccgccgccgacgtcgaccCGGCGGCCTACCTCTACGCCACCTCCCAGGCGTCGTTCCCGGGCGGCATCATGGTGTTCTCGCTCTCCCGCGAGGCCTGGAGCAAGGAGTCCAACTGGATCGGCTACGTCTCCGTGTccacggacgccgccgccgccgccacgggccaGCGCGTCATCTACGTCGCGTGGCGCGGCACCATCCGGACGCTCGAGTGGGTGGACGTGCTCAAGCCAGACCTCGTCTCGCCCGACCACGTCATGAAGGGATGGTACCTCATCTACACCTCCAGCGACGAGCGCTCGCCCTTCTCCCAGCACAGCGCGCGGGACCAGCTGCTCGCCGCGGTGCGCGAGCTGGTGGCCAGGTACAATGGCGAGAGCCTCAGCATCGTGTGCACCGGCCACAGCCTCGGCGCGTCGCTCGCCACGCTCTCCGCGTTCGACATGGCGGTGAACGGCGTGTCCAGGGTCGCCGGCGCCGACATCCCCGTCACGGCCATCGTGTTCGGGAGCCCCCAGATCGGGAACCCCGAGATCAAGAAGCGGTTCGAGGAGCTGCCCAACCTGCGCACGCTCCACGTCAGGAACAAGCCCGACCTGATCCCGCTGTACCCGAGCGACCTCCTGGGCTACGCCAACGTCGGCGACCTCCTGGCCGTGGACTCGAAGAAGTCGCCGTACGTGAAGGAGAACACCACCAACGTCGGCGACTACCACAACCTGCAGGGCATCCTGCACACGGTGGCCGGCTGGAACGGGAACGACGGCGAGTTCAAGCTGCAGGTGCACCGCAGCGTGGCGCTGGTGAACAAGTCGTCCGCGTTCCTCACGGACGACAACCTCGTGCCGGAGTCGTGGTGGGTGGAGCGGAACAAGGGGATGCATTTGAAAAACCAATTTCTCTATACTTCTTGA
- the LOC120675337 gene encoding WD-40 repeat-containing protein MSI4-like, whose translation MKERSGSRAAVDERYAQWKSLIPVLYDWFANHNLVWPSLSCRWGPQFEKATYKNRQRLYLSEQTDGSVPNTLVIANCEVVKPRVAAAEHISQFNEEARSPFVKKYKTIVHPGEVNRIRELPQNSKIIATHTDSPDVLIWDVEAQPNRHAVLGATESRPDLILTGHQENAEFALAMCPAEPYVLSGGKDKSVVLWSIQDHISALGDSSSSPGASGSKQSGKTANEKESPKVDPRGIFHGHDSTVEDVQFCPSSAQEFCSVGDDACLILWDARTGTSPAVKVEKAHSGDVHCVDWNPLDVNYILTGSADNSVRMWDRRNLGSGGAGSPIHKFEGHKAAVLCVQWSPDRASVFGSSAEDGFLNVWDHEKVGKKKNSNVPAGLFFQHAGHRDKIVDFHWNSSDPWTIVSVSDDGESTGGGGTLQIWRMSDLIYRPEEEVLQELENFKAHLASCTPRN comes from the exons ATGAAGGAGAGGAGCGGCTCGAGGGCGGCGGTGGATGAGCGCTACGCGCAGTGGAAGTCGCTCATCCCGGTGCTCTACGACTGGTTCGCCAACCACAACCTCGTCTGGCCGTCGCTCTCCTGCCG gtggggcccgcaaTTTGAGAAAGCTACCTACAAGAATCGCCAGCGCCTTTACCTATCTGAGCAG ACGGATGGGAGTGTGCCTAATACTCTGGTTATTGCAAACTGTGAAGTTGTCAAACCAAGGGTTGCAGCTGCTGAACATATCTCACAG TTCAATGAGGAAGCACGATCGCCTTTTGTGAAGAAGTATAAGACTATAGTTCATCCTGGTGAG GTTAACAGAATCAGGGAGCTTCCACAGAACAGTAAGATCATAGCCACTCACACCGACAGTCCAGAT GTACTTATTTGGGATGTTGAAGCCCAACCAAATAGACATGCTGTCCTAGGAGCAACTGAATCTCGCCCTGATCTG ATATTAACAGGACATCAGGAAAATGCTGAATTCGCGCTTGCCATGTGTCCAGCAGAACCATATGTACTATCAGGAG GAAAGGACAAATCTGTTGTCTTGTGGAGCATCCAAGACCACATATCTGCTCTTGGGGATTCCTCATCTTCTCCTGGAGCATCTGGCAGCAAGCAGTCTGGCAAAACTGCGAATGAAAAGGAGAGTCCCAAAGTTGATCCTCGGGGTATATTCCATGGACATGACAGCACTGTTGAAGATGTTCAGTTCTGCCCTTCCAG TGCACAGGAATTCTGTAGTGTGGGTGATGATGCTTGTCTTATTCTCTGGGATGCCCGGACTGGTACTAGCCCTGCTGTTAAG GTTGAGAAAGCTCACAGTGGGGATGTTCATTGTGTGGATTGGAATCCGCTTGATGTTAACTATATCTTAACTGG TTCTGCTGATAACTCTGTCCGTATGTGGGATCGTCGCAATCTGGGTTCTGGAGGAGCTGGTTCTCCGATTCACAAATTTGAGGGCCATAAAGCTGCTGTTCTTTGTGTCCAG TGGTCACCTGACAGAGCATCTGTTTTCGGAAGTTCTGCGGAAGATGGTTTCTTAAATGTGTGGGATCATGAGAAG gttgggaagaaaaaaaattctaatgtaCCAGCTGGGCTTTTCTTTCAACATGCTGGTCACAG GGATAAGATTGTAGACTTCCACTGGAATTCGTCGGATCCTTGGACAATCGTCAGTGTCTCAGATGATGGTGAGAGCACCGGTGGAGGTGGAACACTGCAG ATATGGCGCATGAGTGATTTGATCTACCGCCCAGAGGAGGAAGTTCTCCAAGAACTGGAGAATTTCAAGGCTCACTTGGCCAGCTGCACTCCGAGGAACTGA
- the LOC120675386 gene encoding pathogen-associated molecular patterns-induced protein A70-like — MDGGADAFAAAANPWSLVRGYFSPATLFLLLNMVIGTIALTSRSRRHYLDEDHHYQHQQHCGDRHQHAPPAPLARTSSVMERLRSLGLYRFRSGDFPPEYNHHLSGGADDDSTSGGAREAQAQYARSRSEPAARPPAAARRATNNKNEEAEAVVGAAKTKSRSEVKRLERAPAPAQTQVRRAPRAPARRAPLVVREEEDAAAAVSVDARADDFINKFRQQLQLQRLNSLLNCSKKKKKTRCSTTRRCSTAACRVVQLQASVHSLSSLRGAMQRRWGCLFVKKFQFGYCSIFFVVI, encoded by the coding sequence atggacggcggcgcggacgcgttcgcggcggcggctaACCCGTGGTCGCTGGTCCGCGGCTACTTCTCCCCGGCGACGCTCTTCCTCCTGCTCAACATGGTCATCGGCACCATCGCGCTCAcctcccgctcccgccgccacTACCTAGACGAAGACCACCActaccagcaccagcagcactGCGGTGATCGGCATCAGCACGCTCCTccggcgccgctcgcgcgcaCGTCGTCGGTCATGGAGCGGCTGCGCTCCCTGGGCCTCTACCGCTTCCGCTCCGGCGACTTCCCGCCCGAGTACAACCACCACCTCTCCGGGGGGGCAGACGACGAcagcaccagcggcggcgcgcgggaggcgCAGGCCCAGTACGCCAGGAGCCGGTCCGAGCCTGCcgcgaggccgccggcggcggctcgccgggccACAAATAATAAGaacgaggaggcggaggcggtggtcggggcggcgaagacgaAGTCGAGGTCGGAGGTGAAGAGGCTGGAGCGCGCCCCCGCACCGGCGCAGACCCAGGTGCGCCGCGCGCCGAGGGCCCCGGCGCGGCGAGCCCCGCTGGTGGtgcgcgaggaggaggatgccGCCGCGGCGGTGAGCGTGGACGCGCGCGCCGACGACTTCATCAACAAGTTCcggcagcagctgcagctgcagcggcTCAACTCGCTGCTCAactgttccaaaaaaaaaaaaaaaactcgctgCTCAACTACAAGGAGATGCTCAACCGCGGCTTGTAGGGTCGTACAGCTACAAGCTAGTGTTCATTCGCTGTCGAGTCTGCGTGGTGCAATGCAACGTAGGTGGGGGTGTTTATTCGTGAAAAAGTTCCAgtttggctactgtagcatattttttgttgttatttaa